The Primulina eburnea isolate SZY01 chromosome 13, ASM2296580v1, whole genome shotgun sequence genome includes a region encoding these proteins:
- the LOC140809966 gene encoding uncharacterized protein, giving the protein MEFSKSTQTTVAAHSLPSSPPRSVIVSPCAACKILRRRCVEKCILAPYFPPSEPLKFTTAHRVFGASNIIKLLQDIPEQQRADAVSSMVYEANARLRDPVYGCAGSICQLQKQVSLLQEQLAKAQAQLVNMQCQYTNLMAIICMEMTQPVRAISSDDQPSFDDVSDNLNSFETNSSSFIDENNNNNGTLWEILSTREIKFHMIKD; this is encoded by the exons ATGGAGTTTAGCAAATCAACACAAACAACAGTTGCTGCGCACTCGCTCCCGTCGTCTCCTCCGCGATCTGTAATTGTAAGCCCATGTGCTGCTTGCAAGATTTTGCGTAGACGATGTGTCGAGAAATGTATCCTGGCTCCATATTTCCCTCCGAGTGAGCCACTCAAATTCACTACGGCTCACCGTGTGTTTGGCGCGAGTAACATTATCAAGTTACtgcag GACATTCCCGAGCAACAAAGAGCTGATGCAGTGAGTAGCATGGTGTATGAAGCCAATGCAAGACTTAGAGATCCTGTGTACGGATGCGCAGGCTCAATCTGCCAACTCCAAAAGCAAGTCAGTCTACTCCAAGAACAACTAGCCAAAGCACAAGCACAGCTTGTCAACATGCAATGCCAATACACCAACCTCATGGCCATCATTTGCATGGAAATGACACAACCGGTTCGCGCGATATCGTCGGACGATCAGCCATCGTTCGATGATGTTAGTGACAACCTAAATAGTTTCGAGACTAACTCGAGCAGCTTCATAGAtgaaaacaacaacaacaatggtACTTTGTGGGAGATCCTTTCCACACGAGAGATCAAGTTTCACATGATTAAAGATTGA